The nucleotide window CCACCGACAGCCTCCATCTCACCGAGGCCGGATACGTCGTCTGGCTCTCCGAGCTGCGGCCGGCACTCGTCGACCTGCTCGAGAGCCCGCAGACCCTGCCCATCAGCACCCAACCGGCCTGACCCGTCTTGCAGGCACAACCGGTCGAGACATCCGGGTTGCGCCCGCCGCGGTGGCTAGCATGAAGGCATGCGCAGACCCGTTCGTCTCATTGCCAGCCTCGCCTTCGCCGCTCTCACGCTCGCCGGGGTAGCCGGTGTCGGCGGTGCAGGCGCCGCCGCGGCGACGGCTCAGCCCGCGCAGGGCTCCACTGTGGCTGCGCCCTCCGTCCGACTCCTGCCGGCCGGCGTCGACGACTTCACCTTCGTTTCCCTGCACGCCGACTACACACTCGGCCGCGACGACGAGGGCCACTCCACCCTGGCCACGACCGAGACGATCGTCGCCCGGTTTCCCGAGACCGACCAGAACCACGGAATCCGGCGACAGATTCCCACCCACTACGACGGTCAGCCGACCGGCCTGTCCATCGACAGCGTCACCGACGAGACCGGCGCGGCCAGGGACTTCGAGACCGAGACCATCACCGATGACACCGACGCCGAATTCCTCAGCGTCACCATCGCTGCCGACGACTTCGTGCACGGCGACCAGACCTACGTCATCAGCTACAGCCAACAGCATGTCATCCTCTACCCCGACGACGCGGCAGATCAGGAGTTCTACTGGGAGGTGAACGGCACGGGCTGGGCCCAGCCGTTCGGCAGCGTGTCGGCAAGTCTGCACGTGGCACCCGAACTCGTGTCGGCGCTCACCGGCCAGACGGCCTGTTACCAGGGCGGCACGACATCCGGAGCGGCCTGCGACACCCTGGCCGGCGCTGCGGATGGCGACGAGTGGGTCATCGAGGCCGGCGCGAACGACCTGGGACCGCACGAGGGTCTCACCCTGGCCGTGGCGTTCGACGAGGGCACCTTCGTGCCCAGGGACGACTCGTTCACCGCCAATCCGTTCCCCACCATCGCGCTCCTCGCCGCGCTGGCCGCGCTGGCAACGGCCGGGATCGGCGTCGTCGTCCGCGGTACCCGGTGGCGCAATCAGCCCGGCCGCCCCACGATCATCCCCGAGTACCTGCCGCCGGCCGGCGCCAACCTGCTGCAGTCCGGCGACGTGCTCGGCGCCAGGGCCGCCGGCAAGGCCCTCACCGCCCAGTTCCTGCAATTCGCCGTGAACGGCAACGTGCGCGTGCTCGAGGGCGACGGCAAGAACCACTATCTTCTCGAGCTGCGCTCCCGGGCGAACCTGGATCCCACCGAACGAGCGGTGCTGGATGCCCTGTTCTCGGCCCGCCAGAAGATCGGCGCTGTGCGCGACCTCAAGAAGAAGAGCACCACGCTGGGCACGGCGCTGCAGAAGGTGCGCAGGGATGCGCGCAAACAGATGCTCGGCGACGGGCTGCGGGAGAAGAAGGGCGGCGCGGTGCGCCGGTGGTTGATGATCGCGGCCATCGTCACCGGTCTCGTCGCCGTGGTCGCGAGCATCGTCGCGTTCGCCACCGAGGTGGCCGGGGCCTGGCCGGCCCTGTTCCTGGCGGCAGGACTGGCCGGCGCCATTGTTACGCTTGCAGTGACCGGCGATGTTCGACCGCTCACCGCTCGCGGCGCCGAACTCCGCGACTACCTGAAGGGCGTCATCGTGTACATCTCGCTGGCCGAAGCCGACCGGCTCCGTGTGCTGCAGAGTCCCCAGGGCGCCCTGCGCACGCCCTACCGGCCGGAGGCCGGAACCGCTGTTGCGACCACGGAACCCGTGCAGGTGCTCAAGCTCTACGAACGGCTGTTGCCGTTCGCGGTGCTCACCGGTGAAGAGAAGCAGTGGTCGAAGGTACTCGGCGACTACTACGCCGGCACCCGCGAGCAGCCCGACTGGTACGTCGGCAGCGCACCGTTCAACGCCGTCTACTTCGCGACCGGCGTTTCCGCGTTCGCCAGCTCCACCTCGTCGGCCTGGTCGGGGAGCGCGTCGAGCTCGTCCAGTTCCGGGTCAGGCGGCGGTGGATCCGTCGGCGGCGGCGGCGGCGGCGGCGGGGGAGGGGGCGTCTGATGGGCACCCCGGCAGAACCCACCTACACCCGCTCCGCGCTCGCCCCCGGCCTGCTCGGGGCCATCGCGCTGCTGGCCGGACTGGCCCTGCTCGACGTGGACAGTTTCGTGATCATCCGGTACGTCGTCAGCATCCTGGCCCTGATCATCTGCGTGTTCGTCATCCAGGCGAAGAGCTGGTGGTGGCTCATCGGCCTGGTGCCCATCGCCGTGCTGTGGAACCCGATCGTGGTCATCGAGCTGCACGGGCAGGGCTGGGTGTCCGCGCAATTCATCGCGGCCCTGGTCTTCATCATCGTCGGCATCCGGACAAAGGTCCCGGTACCGATGCACCGATGAATCCGGGTGCGGGCATAGACTGAGAGCACGTCTGGAGAACCCGGTTGGTGTCTCGACCGTGGCCCCGCAGAGATCAGCGCATTCGTAGCTGACCGATGCGGCGTCGCGTTGCTCGATTCTGGGGTTCGGCGTATCGATCGCAAAGGCATCCTGCGGATGCGAACACGACGAGCGCGCATGTTTGTACGCGCTGGTGTGAAGTGGAGAAAAATGGCCTACACCCGCCCCCACGGAGCGGGCCGCGCTGGCGCCGGCAGCGGTCGAACACGTCAACGTCCGCGCTCCCGCGACGACGACGCCCCCATCATCCCGATCCTCGCCCGCAAGGTGCGCGAGGTCGAGGCCAAGGCGCAGAGCGGTGCCAAGCTCGGCCCCACCAACCGCACCAAATACCAGGTCATCGCGCTGCTGATGCGCGAGGAACGCGCCAGGGTGAAGGCGGACGGCGAACTCACCGACGCGAACCGCGCCGAACTGCTCAAACGCCTCGACGGCATTGCCCAGATCCTTGCGAAGACCGCCGCCCGCGACACCAGCCTGATCACCCTGCTCGAACCGGATGCCGGCGTCTCCACCGTCGCGCAGCGGTTCCGCCGGGACTGGCTGCTGGAATCCGGCGCCGACCTCAGCCCGGACGAACTCATCATCACCCGCGAACCCGAGGCCAAGCCAGAGGTGCCGCAGAACCAGGTCATCCCACAGTCGGTGCGGGCCCGCCAGTTGGCGAACCCGTTCCTCGCGCCGGACTTCAGTGCCGTTCAGGCCGCCCCGGTCTCCTCCGCCCGCCGGCTCGCCAACTGGGAACTGCTCGGCCCGCTCTTCAAGTCCTTCGAATACGGCTCCGGCGGCCAAGCCGCCAGCATGGACTTGCCGGAAGCGCCGCTCGTCGACAGGCTCTCCCCGCCCGGCATGGAACTCATGCGTCACCAGGCCCGCTTCATCGAGAGCGCCCGCCTCGGCCAGCGCAGCTACCTGCTCGCTGACGAGCCCGGCCTCGGCAAGACCGCGCAGAGCCTTCTCGCCGCATCCGTGGCCGGCGCCTACCCGCTGCTGGCGATCGTGCCCAACGTCGTGAAGATGAACTGGGTGCGCGAGGTCGAACTGTGGACCCCGCACCGCCGCGCCACCGTCATCCACGGCGACGGCGACACCCTCGACGCCTTCGCCGACGTTGTCGTGGTCAACTACGACGTGCTCGACCGGCACCTCGCCTGGCTCGGCACCCTCGGCTTCAAGGGCATGGTCGTCGATGAGGCCCACTTCATCAAGAACCTGCAGTCGCAGCGCTCCAAGCACGTGCTCAGCCTCGCCGACCAGATCCGCCGCCGCACCCCGGGCAACAACCCGCTGCTGATGGCGCTCACCGGTACCCCGCTGATCAACGATGTCGACGACTTCCGCGCCATCTGGCAGTTCCTCGGCTGGATCGACGGCGACAAGCCCACCGCCAAGCTCATGCAGCGCCTCGAGGAGACCGGGCTCACCCCTGCGGATGCGGGCTTCTACGCCGCTGCCCGCTCGGCCGTCATCGACATGGGCATCGTGCGCCGCCGCAAGGTCGACGTGGCCGCCGACCTGCCCGCCAAGCGCATCGCCGACCTGCCAGTCGAGCTCGACAGCGAACTCGGCCGCTCCATCCAGAAGGCCGAACGCGAACTCGGCGCCCGCCTGGTCAAGCGCTACAACGCCCTCGTGGCCGCCCGCCACCCCGGCGTGAAGGCCCCGGTCCTTTCTGACGACGAACGCACCGCGTACATCCGCGCCGTCGCCCACGCCGACCTCGAAGAGTCCAAGGGCACCAGCACCGGTGAGAACGTCTTCACGATGGTGCGCAAGATCGGCCAGGCCAAGGCCGGACTCGCCGCGGACTACGCCGCACAGCTCGCACACTCGGTGGGCAAGGTCGTCTTCTTCGCCAAGCACATCGACGTGATGGATGCCGCCGAGGAGATCTTCGCCAAGCGGGGCCTGCGCACAGTGTCACTGCGCGGCGACCAGAGCGCCCTGGCCCGCCAGGCGGCGATCGACTCCTTCAACACCGACCCGGAGGTCGCTGTTGTGGTGTGTTCGCTCACCGCCGCCGGCGTCGGCGTGAACCTCCAGGCCGCATCCAACGTGGTGCTCGCCGAACTCAGTTGGACCGCGGCAGAGCAGACGCAGGCCATCGACAGGGTGCACCGCATCGGCCAGTCCGAACCGGTGACGGCGTGGCGGATCATCGCCGCGCACACCATCGACGCGCGCATTGCCGAACTCATCGGCAGCAAGCAGGGCCTCGCGGCCCGCGCGCTCGACGGCGCCGACGACGAGGTGTCGCCAGCCGATTCCGTGCAAGCCAGCGCGTTGGCCTTCGTGCTCACGCAGGCGCTCGACGGAGAGCTTTAACACCGGGCCGGAAGTCCCTACCCCCGAGCAGCGCCGCCGGTGTTGACTTGATCCAGGCATGAGCCCGCCACCATGATGGGGACGGGCAATCTGCCGAAATATACATGCATGCACTAAGGAGTAGCCAGATATGAAGATCGGTATCCTCACCAGCGGTGGAGACTGCCCGGGCCTCAACGCAGTGATTCGGGGTGCTGTCCTCAAAGGAGGCCGCGCGTACGATTCCGAGTTCGTGGGCATCCGCAACGGCTGGAGAGGACTGGTGCAGGGCGAGTTCATGAAACTCGACCGGCACAGCGTTCGTGGCCTGTCGCGCCAGGGCGGCACCATCCTCGGCAGCTCGCGCACGAACCCCTACGAGGGCGAGAACGCGGGACCGGAGAACATCCAGAAGACCATGGACGCTGAGGGTATCGACGCCATCATCGCCATCGGTGGCGAGGGCACCCTCACGGCCGCCCGCCGCCTCACGGATGCCGGCCTCAAGATCGTCGGCGTGCCGAAGACCATCGACAACGACCTCGCCGCCACCGACTACTCCTTCGGCTTCAACACCGCCGTCGAGATCGCCACAGAGGCCATCGACCGGCTGCGCACCACGGCGGACTCCCACGGCCGGTGCATGATCGTCGAGGTCATGGGCCGCCACGTGGGCTGGATCGCCCTGCACTCCGGCATGGCCGGCGGCGCACACGCCATCCTCATCCCCGAGCAGCCGCAGACCATCGAACAGATCTGTGCCTGGGTCGAGAGCGTCCGCGACCGCGGCCGCGCCCCGGTCCTCGTCGTCTCCGAAGGCTTCCTGCTCGCCGAAATGGGCGAGGCCCACTCGCACAAGGGCCTGGACGCGTTCAACCGTCCCCGCCTCGGCGGCATCAGCGAACTCATCGCCCCCATGGTCGAAGAGCGCACCGGCATCGAGGCCCGCGCGACGGTCCTCGGCCACACCCAGCGCGGTGGCGCCCCGTCGGCCTACGACCGGGTGCTCGCCACCCGCCTCGGCATGGCAGCGGTCGACGCTGTCGTCGACGGCAAGTGGGGATCCATGGTCTCGCTCAAGGGCACCGACATCCACACCGTCAGCATCGCCGACGCCACCATGGACCTCAACCGGGTCACTCAGGCGCGCTACGACGAAGCCGCAGTGCTGTTCGGCTAAACCCCGCAGCACGAACGCAGACTGCCCGGGCGACTGATGTCGGCCGGGCAGTTCTTGTTGTCGCGGGCAGTTCTTGTTGTCAGTGGAGCCTTATCGTCAGTCGACGGTCAGGCTGCGGGCGCGAGCTTGGCCTGCACCTGCGCGAGCGACGGGTTCGTCGCGGCCGAGCCATCCGGGAAGAGCACGGTGGGCACGGTGCGGTTGCCGCCGTTGAGGCTCATCACGAGCTCGGAGGTGCCGTCGACCTCCTCGACGTTCACCTCGGTGTAACCGATGCCAACCTTGTCGAGCTGGCTCTTCAGGCGCGAGCAGTAGCCGCACCAGGTGGTGGTGAACATCGTGATAGTTCCGGTCTCAGGCACAAAATCCATGCATACAGCGTAACCGAGGAATCGGGGAAAACGCTTGCGGCCGCCAGCTGGGCCGCTCGCTACGATGAAGCCATGATCCAGCTGCCCCAGGTGTGCGTGTGCTACCTCACCCGCCTGTCCGAGACCGGCGACCGCCAGGTGCTGCTAGGACGCAAGAAGAAGGGGCTGGGCCTGGGCAATATCGTGGGCCTCGGCGGCAAGCTCGAGCCGGGGGAGTCGCCCGTCGACGCCGCGGTGCGTGAGGTCGAGGAAGAATCCGGCCTGACCGTGCTCGCGGATGCGCTCACCCCGATGGGTGTGCTCACCTATCTGTTCCCGCACCGGCCGGCCTGGAGTCAGCGCTCGAACGTCTTCGTCACCGACAGGTTCACCGGCATCCCGCGGGAGTCTGACGAACTGAACCCGGTGTGGTTCAGCATCGCCGAGCTGCCCGTCGACGAAATGTGGGACGACGCCAGGCACTGGCTTCCGGGGGTGCTGGCCGGCATCCCCGTTGAGGCCACCTTCACCTTCGGTGCGGATCTGGCCACCGTCGTGGCCCGTGACTGAATCTGGCAACACGGTTGCTGAACGTTATGAAGACGGCTGCTGAACACCTCCTGAATTGACCTGCCCGCCTGAGGCTGTCAGGATCAACGAGGCCCGGTTTCGAGCCAGCCAATTCTCTTGGCGTGCCGGGCCACTCGTCCAGACGCGGTCCGGGACGAGTCACAAGGAAAGACGCCGGTGGATTTCACCCTTATCGTCGCGCTGGTCATCGCACTGGCACTCATCTTCGACTTCACCAACGGGTTCCATGACACGGCCAACGCCATGGCCACGCCGATCGCCACCGGGGCCATGAAGCCCAAGGTGGCCGTCGGCATCGCGGCCGTGCTCAACCTCGTGGGCGCGTTCCTCTCCACCGAGGTGGCCAAGACCGTCTCCGGCGGCATCATCAAGGAGGGCGAAGGCGGCATCCAGATCACGCCGGAGCTCATCTTCGCCGGCCTGATCGGCGCCATCGTCTGGAACCTCATCACCTGGCTGCGGGGACTCCCGTCCAGCTCCAGCCACGCACTCTTCGGCGGCCTGATCGGCGCCACGGTGATCGGTGTCGGCGCGCAGGCCGTGGCCTTCGACGTCGTGGTCGCCAAGGTGATCCTGCCCGCGTTGATCGCCCCGATCACCGTCGGCATCGTCGCGTTCATCGCCACCCGTATCGCCTATGCCATCACCCGCCGCGACGTCGGCAAGCCGGATGGCCGTGGCGGCTTCCGTTATGCGCAGATCTTCTCCTCGTCGCTCGTGGCCCTCTCGCACGGCACCAACGACGCCCAGAAGACCATGGGCGTGATCACGCTCACCCTCATCGCCGGTGGCTACCAGGCCGTGGGAACCGGTCCCCAGTTCTGGGTGATCGCCTGCTGCGCCCTGGCCATCGCGATCGGCACGTACACCGGCGGCTGGCGCATCATCCTCACCATGGGCAGAGGCCTCACCGAGATCAAGCCCGCCCAAGGCTTCGCGGCCGAGACCAGCACCGCCGCCACCATCCTGGCGTCCAGCCACCTCGGCTTCGCCCTCTCGACCACCCAGGTGGCGTCCGGCTCGGTCATCGGCTCCGGCCTGGGCCGTCGTGGCTCCACCGTGCGGTGGGGCATGGCCGGCCAGATCGCCCTCGGCTGGCTGCTCACGCTCCCCGCATCCGCCATCATGGGCGCATTCGCGGCCGGCCTGGCGTTGCTCGGCCCGATCGGCATCGTGCTCGACGTCGTGATCGGCACGATCGTGGTCTACGTGCTCTTCCGTTGGTCCAAGCGCGACCGCATCTCGCACGACAACATGCTGCACGACATCGATGACGCGGGCCACGTCGTGAAGATCAAGAAGACGCCCCGCAAGCCGTCCCGCAAGGACCGACAGAAGGTTGCACTGTGATCGACTGGGCCGCTTTCCTCGTTGTCGCCGCCGCCTCGCTGGTGTCGTCGGCGATCGTCGTGTCGCTGTACTCGCTGGGCCTGCGCCTGCTCACAACGGCCGGGCGCATCCCCACCGTCGAACCCGCCGAGTTCACCGGCGCCATCACCGTGCTGTCACCGGCCCGGGCCGCGAAAGACGCCAAGCGGGCCCGCAAGGCACGCAAGGCCAACCCGCTCACGGCCGGCCAGAAGCGCGTCGCTCAGTACGCCGGCTACCTGTGCTTCGCCCTCTGCG belongs to Cryobacterium sp. SO2 and includes:
- a CDS encoding DUF2207 domain-containing protein, with product MRRPVRLIASLAFAALTLAGVAGVGGAGAAAATAQPAQGSTVAAPSVRLLPAGVDDFTFVSLHADYTLGRDDEGHSTLATTETIVARFPETDQNHGIRRQIPTHYDGQPTGLSIDSVTDETGAARDFETETITDDTDAEFLSVTIAADDFVHGDQTYVISYSQQHVILYPDDAADQEFYWEVNGTGWAQPFGSVSASLHVAPELVSALTGQTACYQGGTTSGAACDTLAGAADGDEWVIEAGANDLGPHEGLTLAVAFDEGTFVPRDDSFTANPFPTIALLAALAALATAGIGVVVRGTRWRNQPGRPTIIPEYLPPAGANLLQSGDVLGARAAGKALTAQFLQFAVNGNVRVLEGDGKNHYLLELRSRANLDPTERAVLDALFSARQKIGAVRDLKKKSTTLGTALQKVRRDARKQMLGDGLREKKGGAVRRWLMIAAIVTGLVAVVASIVAFATEVAGAWPALFLAAGLAGAIVTLAVTGDVRPLTARGAELRDYLKGVIVYISLAEADRLRVLQSPQGALRTPYRPEAGTAVATTEPVQVLKLYERLLPFAVLTGEEKQWSKVLGDYYAGTREQPDWYVGSAPFNAVYFATGVSAFASSTSSAWSGSASSSSSSGSGGGGSVGGGGGGGGGGGV
- a CDS encoding DUF6804 family protein produces the protein MGTPAEPTYTRSALAPGLLGAIALLAGLALLDVDSFVIIRYVVSILALIICVFVIQAKSWWWLIGLVPIAVLWNPIVVIELHGQGWVSAQFIAALVFIIVGIRTKVPVPMHR
- a CDS encoding DEAD/DEAH box helicase encodes the protein MAYTRPHGAGRAGAGSGRTRQRPRSRDDDAPIIPILARKVREVEAKAQSGAKLGPTNRTKYQVIALLMREERARVKADGELTDANRAELLKRLDGIAQILAKTAARDTSLITLLEPDAGVSTVAQRFRRDWLLESGADLSPDELIITREPEAKPEVPQNQVIPQSVRARQLANPFLAPDFSAVQAAPVSSARRLANWELLGPLFKSFEYGSGGQAASMDLPEAPLVDRLSPPGMELMRHQARFIESARLGQRSYLLADEPGLGKTAQSLLAASVAGAYPLLAIVPNVVKMNWVREVELWTPHRRATVIHGDGDTLDAFADVVVVNYDVLDRHLAWLGTLGFKGMVVDEAHFIKNLQSQRSKHVLSLADQIRRRTPGNNPLLMALTGTPLINDVDDFRAIWQFLGWIDGDKPTAKLMQRLEETGLTPADAGFYAAARSAVIDMGIVRRRKVDVAADLPAKRIADLPVELDSELGRSIQKAERELGARLVKRYNALVAARHPGVKAPVLSDDERTAYIRAVAHADLEESKGTSTGENVFTMVRKIGQAKAGLAADYAAQLAHSVGKVVFFAKHIDVMDAAEEIFAKRGLRTVSLRGDQSALARQAAIDSFNTDPEVAVVVCSLTAAGVGVNLQAASNVVLAELSWTAAEQTQAIDRVHRIGQSEPVTAWRIIAAHTIDARIAELIGSKQGLAARALDGADDEVSPADSVQASALAFVLTQALDGEL
- a CDS encoding 6-phosphofructokinase, which translates into the protein MKIGILTSGGDCPGLNAVIRGAVLKGGRAYDSEFVGIRNGWRGLVQGEFMKLDRHSVRGLSRQGGTILGSSRTNPYEGENAGPENIQKTMDAEGIDAIIAIGGEGTLTAARRLTDAGLKIVGVPKTIDNDLAATDYSFGFNTAVEIATEAIDRLRTTADSHGRCMIVEVMGRHVGWIALHSGMAGGAHAILIPEQPQTIEQICAWVESVRDRGRAPVLVVSEGFLLAEMGEAHSHKGLDAFNRPRLGGISELIAPMVEERTGIEARATVLGHTQRGGAPSAYDRVLATRLGMAAVDAVVDGKWGSMVSLKGTDIHTVSIADATMDLNRVTQARYDEAAVLFG
- a CDS encoding mycoredoxin, coding for MDFVPETGTITMFTTTWCGYCSRLKSQLDKVGIGYTEVNVEEVDGTSELVMSLNGGNRTVPTVLFPDGSAATNPSLAQVQAKLAPAA
- a CDS encoding 8-oxo-dGTP diphosphatase; its protein translation is MIQLPQVCVCYLTRLSETGDRQVLLGRKKKGLGLGNIVGLGGKLEPGESPVDAAVREVEEESGLTVLADALTPMGVLTYLFPHRPAWSQRSNVFVTDRFTGIPRESDELNPVWFSIAELPVDEMWDDARHWLPGVLAGIPVEATFTFGADLATVVARD
- a CDS encoding inorganic phosphate transporter, translated to MDFTLIVALVIALALIFDFTNGFHDTANAMATPIATGAMKPKVAVGIAAVLNLVGAFLSTEVAKTVSGGIIKEGEGGIQITPELIFAGLIGAIVWNLITWLRGLPSSSSHALFGGLIGATVIGVGAQAVAFDVVVAKVILPALIAPITVGIVAFIATRIAYAITRRDVGKPDGRGGFRYAQIFSSSLVALSHGTNDAQKTMGVITLTLIAGGYQAVGTGPQFWVIACCALAIAIGTYTGGWRIILTMGRGLTEIKPAQGFAAETSTAATILASSHLGFALSTTQVASGSVIGSGLGRRGSTVRWGMAGQIALGWLLTLPASAIMGAFAAGLALLGPIGIVLDVVIGTIVVYVLFRWSKRDRISHDNMLHDIDDAGHVVKIKKTPRKPSRKDRQKVAL
- a CDS encoding peptidase, which codes for MIDWAAFLVVAAASLVSSAIVVSLYSLGLRLLTTAGRIPTVEPAEFTGAITVLSPARAAKDAKRARKARKANPLTAGQKRVAQYAGYLCFALCGLIVLYGVYLIVPALHK